A genomic region of Catalinimonas niigatensis contains the following coding sequences:
- a CDS encoding RagB/SusD family nutrient uptake outer membrane protein: MKIYRYNIYLACLFLISCFAACEEDFLERPPLSSIVDGNYYQTAEQVLAGTAPLYNIVWFAYNDKASHGIGDARGGILTSGSYQLENIQMNTTGVTAENGSAWRSFFNVVGQSNTVISNINQYAGESVPESIKRHGIAEARFMRGVAYSYLVQNWGAVPIITNNTTLLQDTTTARNTVESVWEFILRDLRFAAEVLPESPLQEGRLTRWSAEGMLSKMYLTRAGISGSLNQTDLDSAAFFAKSVIDNSGASLMDDYAELFRTQNNNNSESIFALQWVYNGDYGSQNSVQAFLAYSSEITGFADGWGGDIGASLYLLNKYEDFNTDERRKATFMFPAEHYPEITQVPSGGEAQELRVPVNSTDADGQQYNSRVWVKKYVVGRPEDNNGEVLQQRTGINTYILRLADVYLTYAEAVLNSNPSEALTYLNLVRERAGLADKTSITWQDIFDERLLEFAMEGQAWYDFVRLHYYDPQRAYDILSNQDRGFFRMYPNQIPDPTSWSIEIDEEDDTRTFTVNSSNFYLPIPANELSRAPNLRKPPVPYNFSQEAQE; the protein is encoded by the coding sequence ATGAAAATATACAGATATAACATTTATTTGGCTTGTCTTTTCCTGATCAGCTGTTTTGCAGCTTGCGAAGAAGACTTTCTGGAAAGGCCACCTTTGAGCAGTATTGTGGATGGAAATTATTACCAGACCGCTGAACAAGTATTGGCCGGTACTGCGCCGCTTTATAATATCGTCTGGTTTGCCTATAATGATAAAGCATCACACGGCATAGGCGATGCCAGGGGCGGAATTCTGACCTCAGGTTCTTATCAGCTGGAGAATATTCAGATGAATACGACTGGCGTTACGGCCGAAAATGGCAGCGCCTGGCGTTCTTTCTTCAACGTGGTAGGTCAGTCCAATACTGTGATCAGCAATATCAATCAGTATGCAGGTGAGTCTGTACCAGAAAGCATCAAACGGCATGGGATAGCAGAAGCCCGTTTTATGCGAGGGGTAGCTTACTCTTATCTGGTACAAAACTGGGGAGCAGTGCCCATCATTACCAACAACACCACGCTTTTGCAGGATACTACCACCGCCAGAAATACGGTAGAAAGTGTGTGGGAATTCATCCTTCGTGACCTGAGGTTTGCCGCTGAAGTGCTACCTGAATCTCCCCTGCAAGAAGGACGCCTTACCCGCTGGTCGGCGGAAGGTATGCTGAGCAAAATGTACCTTACCAGAGCGGGCATCAGCGGTTCGTTAAACCAAACTGATCTGGACAGTGCTGCTTTCTTTGCCAAAAGTGTAATTGACAATAGCGGGGCAAGCCTGATGGATGATTATGCGGAATTGTTCAGAACACAGAACAACAATAATAGCGAAAGCATATTTGCTCTTCAGTGGGTGTACAATGGGGACTATGGCTCTCAGAACAGTGTACAGGCTTTTCTGGCCTATAGCTCAGAGATCACAGGATTTGCTGATGGCTGGGGAGGAGATATCGGTGCTTCTTTGTACCTACTCAACAAGTATGAGGATTTTAATACCGACGAACGCCGCAAAGCTACTTTTATGTTTCCTGCCGAACATTATCCTGAAATTACCCAGGTGCCTTCCGGTGGCGAAGCACAGGAGCTCAGGGTACCGGTAAACAGTACGGATGCCGATGGTCAGCAATACAATTCCCGGGTTTGGGTGAAGAAATATGTAGTGGGCAGACCGGAAGATAATAATGGAGAAGTATTGCAGCAGCGGACCGGAATCAATACCTATATTCTCAGGCTTGCCGATGTATACCTGACCTATGCCGAAGCTGTATTGAACAGCAATCCTTCCGAAGCCCTGACCTATTTGAATCTGGTACGGGAGAGAGCCGGGCTGGCCGACAAAACCTCCATCACCTGGCAGGATATTTTTGACGAGCGGCTGCTGGAGTTTGCTATGGAAGGCCAGGCCTGGTACGATTTTGTGAGATTGCATTACTATGATCCGCAGCGGGCTTATGACATCCTGAGCAATCAGGACAGAGGGTTCTTCAGAATGTATCCTAACCAGATTCCTGACCCCACTTCCTGGAGCATTGAGATTGATGAAGAGGACGATACCCGTACTTTCACAGTGAATTCAAGCAATTTCTATCTGCCTATTCCGGCAAACGAGCTCTCTCGTGCACCGAATTTAAGAAAGCCTCCGGTACCTTATAACTTCTCACAGGAAGCTCAGGAATAA
- a CDS encoding hybrid sensor histidine kinase/response regulator transcription factor: MLSPASGQEQEVRFSHLDINQGLSNNQVNAIWKDQQGFMWFGTLSGLNRYDGYNFKVYKFDHQDSTSIADSYIEKIFEDHQGNLWVRTRRGLNVYDQVQDAFQRDIAAYLAEFDIVANDIVGIVEDKEGNFWYASPSQGLYEYHPGKATTRHFPPDSLDKEKPYPSPITAIEVDSKGDVWVVHDNGILEKVDQKSGKVIFRTSQLADQNNYSLMNYQMLIDSDGDMWFHVFEQALGLFYYQQETDRLHHFHKHSSQAALNTNIVHSVVQADNGLIWIGTDHGGINLLDKKKLSVRYLLQNDEQKNSLSLNSINTLYKEDNGTIWVGTFKRGIDFHHDKLFKFKLYKNDPSDAESLPYEDINTFVEDSLGNLWIGTNGGGLIYYNRKQERYTRYLHDPDDPKSISNNVIIHLTLDSEHKLWIGTYHGGLNYFDGQYFKRYRHHPEVESSLADDRIWDIFEDSQGNMWIGTNGGGLDLMNRKKESFIHFRSGDINSVSSDYISSIAEDSLGNLWIGSAYGVNVYSKKSGRFIVYLPEDGNTHSLSNINVNFVYVDHQENVWIGTREGLNLYIREKNQFRVFRKEDGLPDNTMLAMRQDAQNGYWISTPNGLSNLKFSGHGVETAKAEFKNYSEPEGLQGIEFNVKAACKTRQGELIFGGPNGFNIFFPNEMEMNEAIPEVVLTDLKIFNKSVEVGQRLNDRVFLKKSLNQLEEIVLKPGEDMISFEFAALNFFHPENNAYAYQLQGFNDHWITTNSQSRIATYTNLSPGQYTFKVKASNNDGFWSPEVKELNITVLPPVWKTKTAFVLYALILIAALLLARKIMLERVRMRFMMEQQQLEARQLHEVDMMKIKFFTNISHEFRTPLSLIISPIEKLMKQTADQDQYRHFSLIHRNAKRLLALVNQLLDFRKIEEQGIKLNPAEGDIIAFIREIVYSFSDLSENKNIALDFHSAIGEIMTHFDKDKLEKILFNLLSNAFKFTPEHGTVQVKVDWEKTERTDQGFPWLKIEVADTGIGIPQEKHEDIFRKFFQNEIPGTFINQGSGIGLSITQEFVKVHGGKIRVDSEVGKGACFTVLLPVEPLTHEKSGLLSLYSEDEVEGGASLSPSEALAEGDHVTQKPLLLLVEDHEDFRFYLKDNFKHDYQILEARNGLEGWAMTRKHIPDLIVSDVMMPEMNGIDFCEKVKNDRRSSHIPVILLTAKSAEDQKVEGFAVGADDYVAKPFNFEILESRIKNLIAQRESLKASFLKRAEVEPEKISISSMDDKLMKAAIKAVEEHIADPEFSVEDLSRQLGMSRVHLYKKLLALTGKSPIEFIRIIRLKRASQLLKESQLTVAEVAYEVGFNNPKYFSKYFKMEFNILPSLYASQGTK; this comes from the coding sequence ATGCTAAGTCCTGCTTCCGGTCAGGAACAGGAAGTTCGTTTCTCTCATTTAGATATCAACCAAGGCTTGTCCAACAATCAGGTGAATGCCATCTGGAAAGACCAGCAGGGGTTTATGTGGTTCGGTACGCTGTCAGGTCTGAACCGCTATGATGGCTATAATTTTAAAGTGTATAAGTTTGACCATCAGGATAGTACTTCCATTGCTGACAGCTACATAGAAAAGATATTTGAAGACCATCAGGGCAATCTGTGGGTCAGAACACGTCGCGGCCTGAATGTATATGACCAAGTACAAGATGCTTTTCAAAGAGACATTGCTGCTTATCTGGCAGAGTTTGACATAGTGGCCAATGATATCGTTGGGATTGTAGAAGATAAGGAAGGGAATTTTTGGTATGCCAGTCCCAGCCAGGGTTTATATGAATATCATCCCGGCAAAGCGACTACCCGACATTTTCCTCCTGATTCGCTGGATAAGGAAAAACCGTATCCTTCACCCATTACTGCGATAGAAGTAGATTCTAAAGGTGATGTTTGGGTGGTACACGATAATGGGATTTTAGAGAAAGTAGACCAAAAAAGTGGAAAAGTTATTTTCAGAACCTCTCAACTGGCTGATCAAAATAACTATAGCCTCATGAACTATCAGATGCTGATAGATAGCGATGGGGATATGTGGTTTCATGTTTTTGAACAGGCTCTGGGCTTATTTTATTATCAGCAGGAAACAGACAGGCTACATCATTTTCATAAGCATTCTTCCCAGGCAGCCCTCAACACTAACATTGTTCACAGTGTAGTGCAGGCAGACAATGGATTGATCTGGATAGGTACGGACCATGGAGGGATCAATCTGCTGGATAAAAAAAAACTGTCCGTACGTTACCTGCTTCAGAATGATGAACAGAAAAATTCATTGAGCCTCAATAGCATTAATACGCTGTACAAAGAAGATAACGGGACAATCTGGGTAGGGACTTTCAAAAGAGGAATAGACTTTCATCATGATAAGCTGTTCAAATTTAAGCTGTATAAAAACGATCCTTCTGATGCTGAGAGCCTGCCTTATGAAGACATCAATACTTTTGTGGAAGATAGCCTGGGCAACCTATGGATAGGTACCAATGGTGGTGGTCTGATTTATTATAACCGTAAACAAGAGCGCTATACCCGCTATCTGCATGATCCTGATGACCCAAAAAGTATCAGTAACAATGTCATCATCCACCTGACACTGGATAGTGAGCATAAGCTTTGGATAGGAACTTACCACGGAGGTCTGAATTATTTTGATGGTCAGTACTTTAAAAGATACAGACATCATCCTGAGGTAGAATCCAGCCTCGCTGATGACCGTATCTGGGATATTTTTGAAGATAGCCAGGGTAATATGTGGATCGGAACCAACGGTGGAGGGCTTGATCTTATGAACCGTAAAAAAGAGAGTTTTATACACTTTAGAAGTGGGGACATCAATTCCGTTAGCTCAGATTATATTTCATCCATTGCCGAAGATAGTCTGGGAAACCTCTGGATCGGCAGCGCCTATGGTGTAAATGTTTACAGCAAAAAGAGTGGCAGGTTTATAGTCTATTTACCTGAAGATGGAAATACGCACAGTCTGAGTAATATCAATGTGAACTTTGTTTACGTAGACCATCAGGAAAATGTATGGATAGGAACGCGGGAAGGACTTAACCTATATATAAGGGAGAAGAATCAATTCAGAGTTTTCAGAAAAGAAGATGGCCTGCCCGACAATACCATGCTGGCCATGCGCCAGGATGCCCAAAATGGCTATTGGATCAGTACACCTAACGGGCTTTCTAATCTGAAATTTAGCGGACATGGAGTTGAAACGGCAAAAGCCGAATTTAAAAATTACTCTGAACCTGAGGGCTTACAGGGGATAGAGTTTAATGTCAAGGCCGCCTGCAAAACCCGTCAAGGAGAACTGATCTTCGGTGGGCCTAACGGCTTCAATATTTTCTTTCCGAATGAAATGGAGATGAATGAAGCTATTCCTGAGGTGGTACTGACCGACCTTAAAATATTCAATAAAAGCGTAGAAGTTGGTCAGCGTTTAAATGACAGAGTTTTTTTGAAGAAGTCACTCAATCAACTTGAAGAGATTGTACTGAAGCCGGGAGAAGATATGATCTCCTTTGAATTTGCAGCCCTCAATTTTTTTCATCCCGAAAATAATGCCTATGCATATCAGCTACAGGGTTTCAATGACCACTGGATCACTACCAATAGCCAGTCCAGAATAGCGACTTATACCAACCTAAGTCCCGGGCAATATACTTTTAAAGTCAAAGCTTCTAATAATGATGGATTCTGGAGCCCTGAGGTAAAAGAACTTAACATAACCGTTTTACCTCCTGTCTGGAAGACCAAAACTGCTTTTGTGCTTTATGCTTTGATATTGATTGCGGCATTATTACTGGCCAGGAAAATCATGCTGGAACGGGTCAGGATGCGTTTTATGATGGAGCAACAACAACTGGAAGCCCGGCAACTGCATGAGGTAGACATGATGAAGATCAAATTCTTCACCAACATTAGCCATGAGTTCAGGACACCGCTCAGCCTGATCATCAGCCCTATAGAAAAGCTGATGAAGCAAACGGCTGATCAGGATCAATACAGGCACTTCAGTCTGATTCACAGAAATGCCAAACGCCTGCTCGCCCTGGTCAACCAGCTACTGGATTTCAGGAAGATTGAGGAGCAGGGAATTAAGCTGAACCCTGCCGAAGGAGATATCATAGCGTTTATTCGGGAGATTGTATACTCTTTTTCTGACCTTTCTGAAAACAAAAATATTGCGCTGGACTTTCATTCGGCTATCGGTGAAATTATGACACACTTTGATAAAGATAAGCTGGAGAAAATTCTGTTTAATCTCCTATCCAATGCCTTTAAATTTACGCCCGAACATGGGACAGTGCAGGTGAAGGTAGATTGGGAGAAAACCGAAAGAACTGATCAGGGCTTTCCCTGGCTTAAAATTGAGGTAGCCGATACGGGTATTGGTATTCCTCAGGAAAAGCATGAAGATATCTTCAGAAAGTTTTTCCAGAATGAGATTCCTGGTACTTTCATCAATCAGGGCAGTGGCATAGGTCTTTCCATTACCCAGGAGTTTGTCAAAGTTCATGGAGGCAAGATCAGAGTGGACAGCGAAGTGGGAAAAGGTGCCTGCTTTACAGTACTTTTGCCAGTAGAACCCCTGACGCATGAAAAATCCGGTCTCCTCTCTCTCTATTCTGAAGATGAAGTAGAGGGAGGTGCTTCCCTCAGCCCCTCAGAAGCTTTGGCAGAAGGGGATCATGTTACGCAAAAGCCCTTGCTATTGTTGGTCGAAGATCATGAGGATTTCCGCTTTTATCTGAAAGACAATTTCAAACACGACTATCAAATCCTGGAGGCTCGTAATGGCCTGGAAGGCTGGGCAATGACCAGGAAGCATATTCCTGATCTGATCGTGAGCGATGTGATGATGCCTGAAATGAATGGGATTGACTTTTGCGAAAAAGTGAAAAACGACCGGCGCAGTTCGCATATTCCGGTCATATTGCTCACCGCCAAATCTGCGGAAGATCAAAAGGTGGAAGGCTTTGCAGTAGGGGCAGATGATTATGTGGCCAAACCTTTCAACTTTGAAATTCTGGAATCCAGAATCAAAAATCTCATCGCGCAGCGGGAAAGCCTGAAAGCTTCCTTCCTCAAGCGGGCAGAAGTAGAGCCGGAAAAAATCAGCATCAGTTCCATGGATGACAAACTGATGAAAGCAGCGATCAAAGCGGTGGAAGAACATATCGCTGATCCGGAATTCTCCGTAGAGGATCTGAGTCGGCAGTTGGGCATGAGCCGGGTTCACCTCTATAAAAAACTTCTGGCTCTTACCGGCAAATCTCCCATAGAATTCATCAGAATCATCCGGCTTAAAAGAGCCTCTCAGCTACTTAAAGAAAGCCAGCTTACGGTGGCTGAGGTGGCCTATGAAGTAGGCTTCAACAATCCCAAATACTTCAGTAAGTATTTCAAAATGGAGTTTAATATTTTACCTTCTCTTTATGCCAGTCAGGGAACAAAATAA
- a CDS encoding glycan-binding surface protein, with the protein MKHIQSIYSVTRSGLLIILIAALGLLSACEDDDMSTGAPIIERVRLTDPTTADSSFISATLGSTLAIIGQNLGSAEYVYINGYQIRVNSAYATERNLIISILDSVPTIATNPDVPNTLRVVSPYGEATYDFQTLPPAPIIEQVANQYVRAGETLRLYGRYFYFVDTVYLPGDIAVTEGITANGRSLSLTVPEGLDFSGGNYVQVVTQSGTSNINRESQLFDGSGIVSNFDDTFPWGWGINIETSVTTTAPNIQPIENNFALVNMSVPGNYGWSNDKVINMVDWGGAQIYPTAPSAAYDPSLPIADFDARFEVAVSSSASLEGIELQMMYQDANNVELTANVPMTNFIRTQDGSWYTVSIPLNELANGTSTLDTYADILTGNANGEHHFRIVVVNTTANDVPVTIAIDNVRVVNAEMEE; encoded by the coding sequence ATGAAACATATACAATCCATATATTCAGTCACCCGCTCCGGACTGCTCATCATTCTCATCGCTGCCCTGGGCCTGCTCAGTGCTTGTGAAGATGACGATATGTCTACTGGCGCCCCTATCATTGAAAGGGTAAGGTTGACCGATCCTACAACAGCAGATAGCTCCTTCATCAGTGCGACCCTGGGCAGTACGCTGGCCATTATAGGCCAGAACCTGGGTAGTGCCGAATATGTATACATCAATGGTTACCAGATCAGGGTCAATTCCGCTTATGCCACTGAGCGTAATCTGATCATAAGTATACTGGACAGTGTACCTACCATTGCGACCAATCCCGATGTACCCAATACCCTGCGGGTCGTAAGTCCTTATGGAGAAGCGACTTATGATTTTCAGACACTGCCTCCGGCACCCATTATTGAACAGGTGGCCAATCAGTATGTAAGGGCGGGAGAGACGCTAAGACTGTATGGCAGATATTTCTACTTCGTGGATACTGTCTATTTACCGGGAGACATCGCAGTAACAGAGGGCATTACTGCCAATGGAAGATCATTGAGTCTTACGGTACCCGAAGGGCTGGATTTTTCTGGGGGAAACTACGTGCAGGTAGTCACGCAGAGCGGTACTTCCAATATCAATCGGGAAAGCCAGTTGTTTGACGGCAGTGGTATCGTCAGTAATTTTGACGACACTTTCCCCTGGGGATGGGGGATCAATATAGAAACCAGCGTAACTACCACGGCGCCTAATATCCAGCCTATTGAAAATAACTTTGCTCTGGTCAACATGTCGGTACCGGGGAATTATGGCTGGTCCAACGACAAAGTGATCAATATGGTAGACTGGGGTGGTGCTCAAATTTATCCTACTGCCCCTTCGGCTGCCTATGATCCTTCGCTGCCGATAGCAGATTTTGACGCACGCTTTGAAGTGGCGGTGTCCTCTTCGGCTTCTCTGGAAGGAATAGAACTTCAGATGATGTACCAGGATGCAAACAATGTAGAACTGACAGCCAATGTACCCATGACAAATTTTATCCGTACGCAGGATGGTAGTTGGTATACAGTGTCTATACCTCTTAATGAACTGGCCAATGGCACTTCAACATTGGATACTTATGCAGATATTTTAACCGGTAATGCTAACGGTGAACATCATTTCAGGATTGTGGTGGTTAATACCACCGCCAATGATGTTCCTGTGACAATTGCCATAGATAATGTGAGAGTAGTGAATGCTGAAATGGAAGAATAG
- a CDS encoding DUF418 domain-containing protein, producing the protein MIEPLLAQNPERFISLSAAREGFLSESYFEMIKTNLLWDLNSSLDPWYRIPHTINILGYFFFGLWAGKTNVFKKVESHRKQFFIVMIISFFTFLLGSIFVLYDPLHVSNESLLFFIKTLGGRMNMAGLLVFYISSFAILYHLTKARVLLSVFIPVGQMTLTNYIIQSVVGILIFNGVGLGLMTKVGPTITFPLALIFFLQIAFSIMWLKYFTMGPLEWVWRVLVSGKFMPILKVKNQRVYS; encoded by the coding sequence ATGATAGAACCTCTGCTTGCCCAAAATCCGGAACGTTTTATTTCATTATCAGCAGCCCGTGAAGGTTTTTTGAGTGAATCTTATTTTGAGATGATCAAGACCAATCTATTGTGGGATTTGAATTCTAGCCTCGATCCCTGGTACCGTATTCCTCATACCATCAATATCCTGGGCTATTTTTTCTTTGGCCTGTGGGCAGGTAAAACCAACGTATTCAAAAAAGTAGAAAGTCACAGAAAGCAATTTTTTATCGTGATGATCATTAGCTTTTTTACCTTCCTGCTGGGTAGCATCTTTGTCCTATATGATCCATTGCATGTTTCAAATGAATCATTGCTATTCTTCATCAAAACACTGGGTGGACGAATGAATATGGCCGGCTTGCTGGTATTTTATATCAGTAGTTTTGCTATACTTTATCACTTAACGAAGGCTCGTGTTTTGCTTTCCGTATTTATTCCGGTAGGTCAAATGACACTTACTAATTATATTATTCAGTCTGTCGTGGGTATTTTGATTTTCAATGGTGTAGGTCTGGGGTTAATGACAAAAGTAGGGCCTACCATTACATTTCCTCTGGCACTAATATTCTTCTTGCAAATTGCATTTAGTATTATGTGGTTAAAATATTTTACCATGGGACCTTTAGAATGGGTATGGCGCGTACTCGTTTCAGGTAAATTTATGCCTATTCTTAAAGTTAAAAATCAGCGTGTTTATTCCTGA
- a CDS encoding SusC/RagA family TonB-linked outer membrane protein — MKQSCTKRSFKDKGPMFKLLRHSLRIAVIVMGCLMHMLVANAQNTQGETYRLSGNVTSASGGEVLPGVNVLVKGTQTGTVTDIDGNFNLNVSTDDVLLISFIGHLTQEIPVNEKTNISVSLEEDIAQLDEIVVVGYGEMKRSDMSSAQTSIGSEEIEKTVNTTIEQAIQGRAAGVYVTQNTGQPGGGISVNIRGVNSINGSNEPLYVIDGVQIAPPRVEYGTASSTNPLVGINPADIESMEILQGPSATAIYGSRGTNGVILITTKRGKSGMMNINYEFLYSLQDKPNPLPVMNLRQYAQMTNEYHEIAGGDSPGAFLDPSLLGEGTNWQNELFRQAPLLKHQLSLSGGNENTTFYLSGEFFDQEGVAIGSSFDRYSMRLNVDNQTRDWLKLGANLNVSQTDEVMGTTQDNLINNALSLPPNIPIQNPDGSWGGADVLNGSSVQFTPLNPIAIANLNQNDRMRRQFLGGVNAEVKIFDGLVFRTNLNTNVTYGNLSYFQPTWQIGDKLNETAILQERNEMSSSWNWNQLLQYTKSFGRHNLGLMASHESQGSYWENLTAERRGFVTNEIPDLNIGSLQGATNGGGKGDWAMESYFGRANYNFDERYIIQAAIRADGSSNFGPENRWGIFPSVSAAWRVSEESFMDGVSLINELKLRVERGVTGNQGNGGIFTPLRSVTTPWGAGFIAERYGNPNLQWEETLTNNIGFNLAMFENRIQLEGDFYIKETNNLLMNNPLPDYMGTAGEGSIGTPTVNIGALENRGYAITLSTVNIDRGAFTWKSNFNISGFRTKITEFYSEAAFVDRTAWYLDNWTQRATIGEAPWLFRGYVYDGIFSSVEEIENSALPTNSEGGELAVGENSVWVGDIKYKDINEDGVIDERDQTYIGNPWPKFSFGFTNTFNYRGFDLTVLLTGSYGNDIFNYLRFTNTNPNNINLGRNLLEETFEYARVIEDESGNPMLENPETDIPRISATNTNGNAARFTDKFVEDGSYIRVKNVQLSYNFPSSLISQQSVIQGLRLSAGVQNLATFTKYKGYDPEVGAYVGRDVDPNNQAIGLDFGRYPLTPVYTFSVGVSF; from the coding sequence ATGAAGCAAAGTTGTACCAAAAGGAGCTTTAAAGATAAGGGTCCTATGTTTAAACTGCTAAGACATTCCTTACGGATTGCCGTCATTGTGATGGGATGTCTTATGCATATGTTAGTGGCGAATGCACAAAATACTCAGGGAGAAACCTATCGGCTTAGTGGAAATGTTACTTCTGCTAGCGGCGGTGAAGTGCTTCCTGGAGTCAACGTATTGGTGAAAGGGACGCAGACAGGTACAGTGACGGATATAGACGGCAACTTTAATCTCAATGTGTCTACTGATGATGTACTGCTGATTTCTTTTATCGGTCACCTCACCCAGGAAATTCCGGTAAATGAAAAAACAAACATCAGCGTTTCCTTAGAAGAAGATATTGCACAACTGGATGAAATTGTAGTAGTGGGATACGGTGAAATGAAGAGATCTGACATGAGTAGTGCGCAAACCTCTATTGGGTCAGAAGAAATAGAAAAAACCGTAAACACCACCATAGAACAAGCTATTCAGGGCAGAGCTGCCGGGGTATATGTCACACAAAACACCGGACAACCCGGAGGTGGAATTTCGGTCAATATCCGGGGTGTAAACTCCATCAATGGTAGTAATGAGCCTCTGTACGTTATTGACGGGGTACAAATTGCACCGCCCAGGGTAGAATATGGAACAGCCAGTTCCACCAATCCACTGGTAGGGATAAACCCCGCTGATATTGAGTCCATGGAAATTCTTCAGGGACCGTCGGCAACAGCCATCTACGGCTCCAGAGGTACCAATGGTGTTATCCTGATTACCACCAAGCGGGGGAAGTCAGGCATGATGAATATCAATTATGAATTTCTCTACAGTTTACAGGATAAACCCAATCCCTTGCCGGTCATGAATCTCAGGCAGTATGCCCAAATGACCAACGAATACCATGAGATTGCCGGAGGAGATTCTCCCGGTGCCTTTTTAGACCCCAGCCTGCTGGGTGAAGGAACCAACTGGCAGAATGAGCTTTTCAGACAGGCACCTCTTCTGAAACATCAGCTGAGCTTAAGCGGCGGCAATGAAAATACCACCTTTTACCTTTCAGGAGAATTCTTTGACCAGGAGGGAGTCGCTATAGGTTCAAGCTTTGACCGCTACAGCATGAGGTTGAATGTAGACAACCAAACCAGAGACTGGCTGAAACTGGGTGCCAACCTGAATGTGAGCCAGACAGATGAGGTGATGGGTACCACCCAAGATAACCTGATCAACAATGCCTTGTCGTTACCACCGAATATTCCGATACAAAATCCTGATGGCAGTTGGGGTGGTGCCGATGTTTTGAATGGTTCAAGTGTGCAGTTTACGCCGCTTAATCCTATTGCAATTGCCAATCTCAACCAGAACGACAGAATGAGAAGGCAGTTTTTGGGCGGGGTCAATGCAGAAGTGAAAATTTTTGATGGCTTAGTTTTTCGTACTAACCTCAATACCAATGTTACCTATGGCAACCTCTCGTATTTTCAGCCTACCTGGCAGATCGGTGATAAGTTGAATGAGACCGCCATTTTGCAGGAAAGAAATGAAATGAGTAGTTCCTGGAACTGGAACCAGCTTTTGCAATACACCAAGTCATTTGGAAGACATAACCTGGGCCTGATGGCCAGTCATGAGTCTCAGGGCTCCTACTGGGAAAATCTAACAGCTGAAAGAAGAGGCTTTGTAACCAACGAAATTCCCGACCTGAATATCGGAAGCCTACAGGGCGCTACCAACGGAGGTGGCAAAGGCGACTGGGCCATGGAATCTTACTTTGGCCGTGCAAACTATAATTTTGACGAAAGGTATATCATTCAGGCAGCCATCAGAGCAGACGGTTCTTCCAACTTTGGTCCGGAAAACCGCTGGGGAATATTCCCTTCTGTGTCGGCTGCCTGGAGAGTTTCTGAAGAATCCTTTATGGATGGCGTTTCTCTGATCAATGAGCTGAAGCTGCGGGTAGAAAGAGGAGTGACCGGTAATCAGGGGAATGGCGGTATTTTTACCCCGCTTAGATCAGTCACCACGCCCTGGGGCGCTGGTTTTATCGCCGAAAGATACGGTAATCCAAATTTACAGTGGGAAGAGACGCTGACCAATAACATAGGCTTCAACCTGGCCATGTTTGAGAACCGTATCCAACTGGAAGGTGATTTTTATATCAAAGAAACCAACAATCTCCTGATGAATAACCCGCTGCCTGACTACATGGGAACCGCCGGGGAAGGGTCTATCGGTACCCCTACTGTAAATATAGGTGCCCTTGAGAATAGGGGGTATGCGATCACTTTGAGCACAGTCAACATTGACCGTGGCGCATTTACCTGGAAATCTAATTTTAACATTTCCGGCTTCAGAACCAAAATCACCGAATTTTATTCGGAAGCAGCTTTCGTAGATCGTACAGCCTGGTACCTGGACAACTGGACTCAGCGTGCTACCATAGGCGAGGCACCGTGGTTATTCAGAGGGTATGTGTATGATGGCATCTTCTCCTCAGTGGAAGAGATAGAAAACAGTGCATTGCCTACCAATAGTGAGGGTGGAGAACTGGCCGTTGGAGAAAATTCAGTATGGGTAGGGGATATCAAATACAAGGATATCAATGAAGATGGTGTCATTGATGAAAGAGATCAGACCTATATCGGTAATCCCTGGCCTAAGTTTTCTTTCGGCTTTACCAATACCTTTAACTATAGAGGCTTTGACCTTACCGTACTGCTGACCGGTTCTTATGGGAATGATATCTTCAATTATCTGCGCTTCACCAATACTAATCCTAATAATATCAATTTAGGCCGCAACCTGCTGGAAGAAACTTTTGAGTATGCCAGAGTAATAGAAGATGAAAGCGGAAATCCTATGCTGGAAAATCCCGAAACGGATATCCCCAGAATCTCAGCTACCAATACCAATGGCAACGCTGCAAGATTTACTGATAAGTTTGTAGAAGATGGCTCTTACATCCGTGTCAAGAACGTTCAGCTCTCTTACAATTTTCCCAGCTCGTTGATTTCTCAGCAAAGTGTCATCCAGGGGCTTCGCCTGTCGGCGGGGGTACAAAACCTGGCTACTTTTACGAAATATAAGGGATATGACCCGGAAGTAGGGGCCTATGTAGGCAGGGATGTAGATCCTAACAATCAGGCTATAGGGTTAGATTTCGGACGTTATCCGCTCACTCCGGTTTATACTTTCAGCGTAGGGGTTAGTTTTTAA